The following proteins come from a genomic window of Lolium rigidum isolate FL_2022 chromosome 5, APGP_CSIRO_Lrig_0.1, whole genome shotgun sequence:
- the LOC124654999 gene encoding purine permease 3-like yields MEVETAAQTQPREQQQLTSAAGADVAAKPLHRNPRLVLSFILMVVGWACAPLLLRDYFVHGGNRKWLSSLLQTAGWPILIPPLIASYFSRRRRSTTTTPVFLMSIRLGAACVVLGITVGLDNYLYAYGMASLPVSTSSILMATQLAFTAGFALLLVRQRFTAFSVNAVLLLSIGAAMLGVNGGGDRPAGVTRTEYYMGFGMTLGAAALYGLILPLIELSQAAHLARTGSAVTYTLCMEMQLFIGSSATVFSLIGMIVNNDFHVIPREAQEFGLGKTSYYALLVGSTLMYQLFSLGMNGAIIYGSALLGGVIMTVLIPVTEVLAVLFFHEPFTGIKGIAVALSVWGFVSYFYGEIRTHAEQSKKSSNIEQLDGPGDSSVHAV; encoded by the exons ATGGAGGTTGAAACCGCAGCTCAGACACAGCCCCGCGAGCAGCAGCAACTGACTAgcgccgccggcgccgatgtCGCCGCTAAACCGCTCCACCGCAACCCCCGCCTGGTCCTCAGCTTCATCCTCATGGTCGTCGGCTGGGCGTGCGCGCCACTCCTCCTCCGCGACTACTTCGTCCACGGCGGGAACCGAAAGTGGCTCTCTAGCCTGCTCCAGACCGCCGGATGGCCGATCCTGATCCCGCCGCTCATCGCCTCGTActtctcccgccgccggcgctccaccaccaccacgccggtcTTCCTTATGTCGATCCGGCTAGGGGCAGCGTGCGTCGTGCTCGGCATCACGGTCGGCCTCGACAACTACCTCTACGCCTACGGCATGGCCTCCCTGCCCGTGTCCACCTCCTCCATCCTCATGGCCACGCAGCTCGCCTTCACGGCGGGCTTCGCGCTGCTGCTCGTGCGCCAGCGGTTCACGGCCTTCTCCGTGAACGCCGTGCTGCTGCTCAGCATCGGCGCTGCCATGCTGGGGGTGAACGGCGGAGGGGACCGCCCCGCGGGGGTGACACGGACGGAGTACTACATGGGATTCGGTATGACGCTCGGCGCTGCCGCGCTGTACGGGCTCATACTGCCCCTCATAGAGCTCAGCCAGGCGGCGCACCTGGCGCGGACCGGCAGCGCCGTCACGTACACGCTGTGCATGGAGATGCAGCTCTTCATCGGGTCCTCGGCCACGGTCTTCAGCCTCATCGGCATGATCGTCAACAACGACTTCCAC GTCATCCCACGCGAAGCCCAGGAGTTCGGGCTCGGCAAGACAAGCTACTACGCGCTGCTGGTTGGTTCCACCCTCATGTACCAGTTGTTCTCCCTTGGTATGAATGGCGCAATCATCTATGGCTCGGCGCTTCTCGGCGGCGTCATTATGACCGTCCTCATCCCGGTCACCGAGGTGCTCGCCGTCCTATTCTTCCATGAGCCGTTCACTGGCATCAAAGGCATCGCCGTCGCCCTTTCGGTCTGGGGCTTCGTCTCCTACTTCTATGGCGAGATCCGGACGCATGCGGAGCAGTCTAAAAAGTCCTCAAATATAGAGCAATTAGATGGACCCGGCGATTCTAGCGTACATGCTGTCTAG